In the Rhodoferax fermentans genome, GGGTGAATACCTGCTGCTGTTTGACCCGCTGGACGGCTCCAGCAACATCGATGTGAACGTGAGCATCGGCACCATCTTCAGCGTGCTCAAAAAACGCGATGGTGCGGCCGTGTCCGAGCAGGACTTTTTGCAAGGCGGCACCCAACAGGTGGCCGCCGGTTACTGCGTCTACGGCCCCCAAACCACCCTGGTGCTGACCGTGGGTGACGGTGTGGCGCTGTTCACGCTGGACCGCGAACAAGGCTCCTTCTTGCTGACGCAGGAAGACCTGCGCATCCCCGAAGACACCAAGGAATTTGCCGTCAACATGAGCAACCAGCGCCACTGGGCGCCACCGGTCACACGTTACATCGACGAGTGCCTGCAAGGTGTGGACGGCCCACGCGGCAAAGACTTCAACATGCGCTGGGTGGGCAGCATGGTGGCCGATGTGCACCGCATCCTGACCCGTGGCGGCGTCTTTTTGTACCCCTGGGACAAACGTGAACCCGAGAAGCCGGGCAAGCTGCGCCTGATGTACGAGGCCAACCCGATGAGCTGGCTGATCGAACAGGCCGGTGGTGTTGCCACCGACGGCCAACGCCGCATTCTGGACATCCCCGCCACCGCGCTGCATCAGCGTGTGGCGGTGTTCATGGGCTCCAAAAACGAGATCAACCGCCTGATCAGCTACCACGCCGAGGCCTGAGCGGCTGGTTATAATCGCTGGCTTACCAAGCCGGTGTAGCTCAGTCGGTAGAGCAGCTCATTCGTAATGAGAAGGTCGGGTGTTCGATTCATCTCTCCGGCACCATCTAAAAGTCCCGCAACCCGCATAAACAGTGGGTTTGCGGGCATCCTAAGGTCCCCAGTTGTGGTAAAAACTGTGGTAAACGCCCATGCGGATGACCTTCGGACCCCTTCTAGTGAAATTGAAACACGCCCACCGCCGTGACCCCAAAGACCCCAATAGCAGCATCGTCTATCAGCGGGGAGTTCCCAGCGACTTGCGGGACCGCTACCACAGCAAGACGCACCATCACGACCTGAAGACCTCCGACATCGCCAAAGCTGCCCCGATGGTTGAGGCGTGGAACAGGCACTATGAAGCTGAATGGGCTGGCCTACGTGCTGCCCCTGAGTCGTCCCCACAGGCCCTTAAGGTCCACACAGCGGCCTTCTTGAAGGAATGGGGACTCACCCCCGGCGACACAGATTCACCAGCATCAGAGGCCTTCTTTGACAGCGTGGAAAACAAGCGCTGGCGGCACTCCGGGAATGATGAAGACAAGTACGAAAACGCCGAGCTTTCCGACTTCCTGCCACCTGTGGAAGCCGCAGCCTTCAAGGCCCTGACAGGCAAGCAGCGGGACACCCTGACTGATGCCCTTGAACTTCATCTGAAGATACACCCCAAGCTGGACAACGCCAAATTTGTGACCTATCAGCGCCGGGCCTTTGCTGCGTTGGTGGCTGTCACTGGTGACAAGCCAATAAGCGAGTTCAAGCGGGCCGATGCTCGGGCCTACATGAACGCGGCCTTACTCACTGCGAAAACAACCACAGTTCGACGCCTCATGGGGGCAATGTCCGCAGTGTTCGCCACGTACATCAAAGAGAACGACCTCGCTACACCAAACCCGTTCGCTGAGCTGCCAATCCCCAGAGAGGGACACGATGCCATAAGGAGGCACTCCTTCACGCGCCCCGAACTGGCGACCCTTGAGATAGCCTGTAGGGCACAGGATGACCCCATGCGCTGGATACTGGCGCTGCTGCTGGGGACTGGTGCGCGACTGGCTGAAGTGGTGGGCCTGCCCTTGGAAGACATTCACCTTGACCATGTATACCCCCATGTCGTCTTTCAGGTGCACCCGTGGCGAGACATCAAGGGCGCCAACGGTATCCGGGGGAAGAAAGACAGAACCGTTCCCTTGATTGGCGTTGCATTGTGGGCAGCCCAGCGCATCAAAGGGGCAGCTGTGAATGGTCAAGCGTTCGCCTTCCCGCAATACACGAACGGCACTGAATGCCGGGCGACCAGCGCATCGGGTGCCTTGAATGGCTGGCTCAAGCGCTTGCCCCTGCCCCATACCTGCCACGAACTGCGCCACACAATGAAGGACTTGCTTAGGGCCGTACAGTGCCCCAAGGACATCAGTGATGAAATCACAGGTCACGGCACCAAGGACACGGGGGACGGCTATGGAGACTGGAAGCATTTTCCAGTTTGGTCTGAATGGTTGACCAAAGCATTGCAGCACAGCGAAAAAACAGATGCTCCGACCCACGCACAGGAATAATCCACCCTCGACCCCATTTAGGGGGCAACCTCACCCCAGCGGGTCAAGAAGTGAGGATTCACGCGGGTTTGCAGGGGGTCGAACCCTTCATCTGTTCACTGTGCTGTTCATTTTGAACAGTAGCCCAGTCGGTGCCCCTGCTGCCACTGAGTAGGGCTGTGCCAGCGGTGGTAGACCTCTTTGCCTTGGGGTTTCATCTCTGTTGTTGTACTGCTCAAGGTTCGGTAAGGGAGTCTTCAAGACAACTCGCTGACCTCCCCCTGAATCAGTGGTGTGCAGCGGGTCGCCTTGAATCTGGCCTTACGTGTTCCCCATGGTTGTCCAGCGGTCACAGGACCAGCACAACAACATAACGAGGCCCCCTTAAGGTGCACCCTATAAGTGAGTTACTAAGGAACCCTCAATAGGGCACATCCCCTGGCCTGATGTTCGCAGGGAGCGGCCACAGGCTCACGCCGTCCTGTTCAGCAGCCCTACAGGCCGCGTTGAGGTCATCCCAAGTGGCCTTGCTGTGCCTACGGGGTGAATACACAAACACAGAACCAACAAAGCCATGCCCTTGGCTGCGTACCTCTTTGACCAATAACCCAGCGTCAACCATCTGGCCCTGTATGGTCCGGATGGTTTGGGGTTCCCCATGCTGGGCTGACCTCTGCGACAGCACCACCTCGCCCCCGGCCCTGTCCGCCACTGCGAAGGAATGCAGGACTGACCCCAAAGTGTCAAGGTACTTCTCAGATACTCGTTTGGCTCCCAAGGTGGCACAGGCAAACTCCCTGAGCAAATGCCGCTTGGCGGGTGACATCCTCACCGGGGGTGGTGTCGTAGGCAAGGACTGAAAGAACGCCTCTTCTATCTCCGGTGTCCAGTTCTGGTCTACCTTCGGCCCGTACTTGGCTGCCACCTCTTCACGCGAGAGGCGAACGGCTGGCGCTGAGGGTGTCACTCCCATGGCAACAGACCCTCGTCCTCATCTTCAGGAACGCACAGGATGGTCCCCACTGGCTCGACAGGTGCAACTTGAGGGGCTTGGGTTGCCTGTCGTTCTGCACGCGCTGCGGCCCGCTTTATGGCCTTTGCTTCCTTTAGTCTGTCGGCCTTCTGCTGGGCCTTGAGGGCTGCGGCTTCTTCCTTGAGTCGGGCCTTCTCTGCTGCCTTCTGTTCCCGTGCCAGTTCGGCCAGGGCTTCCTTGAGGGCAGCTTCCCGGCCCTCTGCTTGTGCCTTCTTCTTGATGCTGTCGGCTGCTTCAACACAGTCAAGGCAGTGGCTCCCGGCCATCGTCCGAACACGACCATGACCACGAGCGGTGCAGTGGTGACCATTGAAGACACTCAGCCCAGCAGCCCTAGCGGGTGCCCTGCCAGTTAACCCCTGGAGGGCTTCGAGCTTGATACGGTCAGCAGCAAGTGAAATGCGAGACATGGCGGGGTTCTTCCTTGAGTGGGTTTGATTGAGACGGCTCAGAACTGAGCGAGGGACAGCCACCACAAGGCCAATGCCAGGACAACTTAAGGGTTGGGGGGGGGCTGTGGTAGCGATGGTCAGGGTTTAGACCGCAGAATTGCCCGGCGGGGGTGTGCTTCCTTTTGCAAATCAAGCACTTACTGAGCGATTCAGGTGTGATGGCTGCGCAGAATCAGCGGGAAAAATGTTCCTCTTACCGATGGTCGGGGACTAGGCGCATAAAACGCCCAAAATCAACCCAATTTCAACGACAGAATCAGCCCCAGACCCCATTGGGTGCTTGCAAGGCTGCTATCTGATTTGACATCCACACCTGAGACCAACGGGCCGGGGCCTGCTGGGCCTCCAGTTCCTGCCACCGGGTCACGATGGCGTGCCGCATGGGCACCGAGTAGCCAGACACAAGGGTGATGGTCAGGTCCTTGGGGAGGCGGAAGCCCGGCTGGGGTCGGCCATAGGTGTCTGGAAGATTGGCCGAAAAGTCGGCCGATGTCAGGCCGAGCTGATCAAGCATGTTGCGAATGTCGGCCAGGACGTGCTTGTGGTCCTTGCCTGTGTACTCAGCGATGTCCCGGCTGGTCATCGTCAGGGGGCCGGTGGTGGAGGGGGCGGATAGCAGGAAGGACCACACTGGTGACCCACTTCTTGCACGCCTTGGCTTCGGGCTTGCGGGACTTGAGGATGAGCGAGTAGAGGCCCGACTCATTGACATAGGCCATGTACGGAGCCACCCGGCCCCCCTCAGAATTTCTGAGGGTCTGCTTTTCGTCAGCGTCGAGGCCCGCAAGCCAGCGGGTTGTGCCCTTAGCTGTGTCCATGTCGAGAGCGCGGCAGATGTCCACGGCAACAAACCATGGCTCGTTGTCCTTGGTGACAGCGCGGAGGTTCATGCCGGGGGCGAATGTGAAAACTGAGGGTGTCCTCAGGGTATACCTGTGCGAACAGACAACAAGCCAGCGAAAAAGCGTCCACAGGGCTTGTTTTTCTATCTGCGGACACTTATCATGCGGACATAACCTCTAAGGACACATTCCATGCAAACCTTTCTATATGCCCGCGTCAGTACCACAGACCAAAACATCATTCACCAGCAAGCCCAGGCAGAAGCCGCTGGCTATGTATTTGATGAAGTCATACACGATGATGGGGTGTCTGGTGTCAGTACCCGCTTACAGGACCGCAAGGGCGGAAGCTTGCTGCTGAACAAGTTACGCAAGGGTGACACGCTGGTGGTCCGCTGGGTGGACCGACTGGGGCGCAACTATGAGGACGTTACCGAGACCATTAGAACGCTGATGGGGCGCGGTGTGGTGGTTCGTACCATCATCAATGGCATGACCTTTGACGGCAGCACCACAGACCCAATACAGAAGGCAGTGCGGGACGCTTTGATAGGGTTCATGGCAGCAACTGCACAGGCTCAAGCAGAAGCCACGAAGGAGGCCCAGAAGGCTGGCATCAAGTCAGCCCTTGAGAGCAAGGACGCTGCCACCAAGTACCGGGGCAGGAAGCCGACATTCACAGAAGAGCAGTTCAAACAGGCAGAAGAGATGCTTTCCATGGGGCGGACCCCCTCGGCTATATCCAAGGAGTTGCACATCCCACGGGCCACGGTCTACCGTATCAAGGATGACCCTGTGAAAATGGCAGCGGTGCTGCAAGCATGGTCCTGAGAGGTCACCAGCAGCCCGCCATGCCATCGTTCTAGCTGGCTGACACCAGCGCCTTGCCCGGTGTCCTGAAGTCAATACAGACCTCATAGCCGCCCACCTGAAGGAACCTGCTGGTGCCCTGCTTCCCGAACCGAACACCCCATGGCCCATCACGCCAATAGACAACACCCGCACCATCAATCGGCAGGTGCTTTGCAGCCCACACAGCCCATGCATCCAACCGGGAAGCGATGCTGTAAGGGATAGAGGCAAAGGTGCGTTGAATGGTGTTCATCAGGTGGTCCTTGAGTGATTTAGAAGGCCCGAACTATGCCCTGAAAACAGGGGGCACACCAGCACAAAAAACCCCAATGGACAAGCTGTGGTAACGTGTCGTTGCTGCGCTATCAATAGCAATGTCCCGCCCGTTCAAGCCTACAAAAACGGGGAGCTTCCAAGGTGTGGACAGCCTGCACAGTTCAGCGGCCCGGACAGCCCTCCGCCGGGCAGCAACCATGGCCCAACCAAGGCAGCCCGCAAGGTGCCCGGCTGATGGCAGGAAGGCACCCGGCACGGGGGGAAGACCGCGCCTGTGTTCATTGGATGACCTGAGACAAATTTGCGCCAAATATTGGCCTAGACTCAAGCCCGAGGCACCACTTGATGACTACTTAGGGAGTTTGACCATGGCGGGGAGCGCACGGCAGAAAATCGACCCACAGATACGGGACATGTTCGACCTTGAGGTTGACAAACCAGACCACGACAGAATCCTAACGACACTCTTTGGTGATGATGGGACATTGCTCAGGTTGCTGGAGGAGTTGCATGGTTTGGAAAAACTTTCCCCATTCACTACAGAGTCTGAATTTAACGTGTTCTCGGATCAAGGCCTATTTAAGGTCATCAGTTACGACGCAGCGGTCGAAAAGACCGGGATAACCCCCACATGGGAAAGAGCATCTCCGGTCCGTATGTCATCGAAACAGTTGGAGGTTCCCATGCTGTGGGCCTCCGAGCGGTCATCACGAATCATCGGATTCTGTGACATCGGCATTTCCTATCAGCTTGTCAAATGGCCTGAGTTGTATGCAACGACAAGGGGGGAGTACTCTTGGAGGCGCAATGTGGTGCAGCGCCACGCACTCATTGAGGTCAAGGGAGCATGGCCGACAGTGGGCAATCTGGTGCGTCAACTCAATTTGTATAGGCACTCACGCCCTGTAGAACTGACGGGACATTGCCAATTGCTGCTTGTTGGGCCTGACGCTTCAATGAATGAAATTGCCTGCCAGCAT is a window encoding:
- a CDS encoding class 1 fructose-bisphosphatase — its product is MTKKTYLTRYLVEKQRLNGHISPELRLLLEVVARACKRISQAVNKGALGDVMGSADSANVQGEIQKKLDIIANEVLIEANEWGGHLAAMASEEMEGIHVVPNRYPQGEYLLLFDPLDGSSNIDVNVSIGTIFSVLKKRDGAAVSEQDFLQGGTQQVAAGYCVYGPQTTLVLTVGDGVALFTLDREQGSFLLTQEDLRIPEDTKEFAVNMSNQRHWAPPVTRYIDECLQGVDGPRGKDFNMRWVGSMVADVHRILTRGGVFLYPWDKREPEKPGKLRLMYEANPMSWLIEQAGGVATDGQRRILDIPATALHQRVAVFMGSKNEINRLISYHAEA
- a CDS encoding DUF6538 domain-containing protein, encoding MKLKHAHRRDPKDPNSSIVYQRGVPSDLRDRYHSKTHHHDLKTSDIAKAAPMVEAWNRHYEAEWAGLRAAPESSPQALKVHTAAFLKEWGLTPGDTDSPASEAFFDSVENKRWRHSGNDEDKYENAELSDFLPPVEAAAFKALTGKQRDTLTDALELHLKIHPKLDNAKFVTYQRRAFAALVAVTGDKPISEFKRADARAYMNAALLTAKTTTVRRLMGAMSAVFATYIKENDLATPNPFAELPIPREGHDAIRRHSFTRPELATLEIACRAQDDPMRWILALLLGTGARLAEVVGLPLEDIHLDHVYPHVVFQVHPWRDIKGANGIRGKKDRTVPLIGVALWAAQRIKGAAVNGQAFAFPQYTNGTECRATSASGALNGWLKRLPLPHTCHELRHTMKDLLRAVQCPKDISDEITGHGTKDTGDGYGDWKHFPVWSEWLTKALQHSEKTDAPTHAQE
- a CDS encoding Rha family transcriptional regulator, with product MTSRDIAEYTGKDHKHVLADIRNMLDQLGLTSADFSANLPDTYGRPQPGFRLPKDLTITLVSGYSVPMRHAIVTRWQELEAQQAPARWSQVWMSNQIAALQAPNGVWG
- a CDS encoding BRO-N domain-containing protein, whose translation is MNLRAVTKDNEPWFVAVDICRALDMDTAKGTTRWLAGLDADEKQTLRNSEGGRVAPYMAYVNESGLYSLILKSRKPEAKACKKWVTSVVLPAIRPLHHRPPDDDQPGHR
- a CDS encoding recombinase family protein, producing MQTFLYARVSTTDQNIIHQQAQAEAAGYVFDEVIHDDGVSGVSTRLQDRKGGSLLLNKLRKGDTLVVRWVDRLGRNYEDVTETIRTLMGRGVVVRTIINGMTFDGSTTDPIQKAVRDALIGFMAATAQAQAEATKEAQKAGIKSALESKDAATKYRGRKPTFTEEQFKQAEEMLSMGRTPSAISKELHIPRATVYRIKDDPVKMAAVLQAWS